TGTACATAAAGCAAAACGGTTATGCTAGAGTACATGAGAGGGCATGCCCGTCAATAATGACTTGTCATGCATTACTAGAAACGCAACAGGCAAGCTTCACATAGAACAACAAAGGCAGTGAGTGCCATTGAGTGATTCATTTCTTCACTAAAAACGTAAATAGGGATTAAGGAGTCACAATAGCAATGTTCTATTTAGTTGGCATTTATTTGAAAGCTGTACGTTCAGCAGTGCGTGTAGTGTGCATTACCTGATGATGTTTGCCAAATAATACTTATCAAATTTCATAAGTTTCGTCATCCCTCCTGTTGACTGGTCACTTACAACGTTTGAAACAAAAGAGTGATGTAAAAAAGCCTCTTTTATTTGCTCGAGATGGACTGTAAGTACACTTTCATTATGTACATTGAGTACGGCTCATCAACGTTTTCACATGCAGCTTCTTTCAGGCTGCGCTAGCAACAACTGGCGATCGAACTCGCGATATCGTACTGCTACAGCAGAACGCCTCTGCTTCCAAGTGACCATCACGTGAGTGCTAAAAGGCAGTCACGTGTGCCAATTAAAAAAGTCGCATGATTTTATTGAAATTACGGCGTTTGTAATAAAATTAGGCTGATTTAATGCACATTATCTTGATGGATGCTGGGTCGCTCGCTGATTAGCATCTGAATTATCGCTGTGGGCGTAGGTACATACTTCTATCCTATCTTTTATTCTTCATACCTAGCGCTTGCCTACTGATACAGTTGATGTTTTGGAAAACAAAAGCCGGTTCGATGATATTCGTAGTGTTTTACAAGCCTCAAACATGGAATCACTAGCGACGACACTTGCTTTTTTGTGGCATTGCCTAGCAACTTATGCCGTGAAGTTGGCTATACCTGTGACGTATATTCCGGAGACTTACGAATTTCATATACACCAATACATGACAAGCTTTCCTCTGGCTACAATACAGTTAGGCCCATATACACAAACCAACCTTCGCCTTACCTCAAGTTTTCCTCAGGGACCTACACTCTGTGTACGCGTTAAAAGGGCACAGAAATAGTAACAGGTCGAAACATAAGGACAAGACTGTTTCATGAATACTGGCCTACTTTTTTTCATCAAGCGCAATTAAGAGTAAAACtgataagaaaaaaattggcccgaatctactgtaaatgtcgtcgaaagacggtagtcttgcgtctggagagatttaacaaaacgttaatttgatgttctgcgcaaaaaatatcggtgagtggtattctggaggcgctgcgttaatgtgcctcgagcgtgtaaaaGAGAAGAACAAGCGCATCTGGGCACGTtggacacgagtgccatctggcagttatcttcgaaaacgaaggcgtgcgcgaccgcggatAAAGATGCCCGCTGGTCCCGGAGgtcataaggtgtagaatgcaaagtgaCAACCACCGttccgtcgtagcaaagcgttgcaaacatcttcttgagcatcgcgtggcactgtcagcgcagcgcattgaacgctacagtccttagagttaagtgtgtgtgcctcttctagtataaaggcagacatacaaaacagagacatgttgttatggcgcctcagatatgcgcaatatttgctttttaattgacaatcgcacaacgttgaacgctaaactttgagcaatattggtgggcgctgcggatcgagttggccgtttggtgccatttgaggaatcgttagggcggacaaacagacaattgtacagacagacagacagacagacagacagacagacagaccaaaatttttccgtcgaaagtccccaagaaagactgtcgtctttaaaactcGAGGAAGTGAttaggttggtttgtgaatacgggccttacccccgtattcacaaacgctcctcgacttgactttcacccttcactagACAAAAATTCACACTGCTCCGCTGCAGGGCTGAAAATGACGCTACGCTACTGAGGAATAGCAGCAAatcatcactgatatgcagtgacttttcctgcctagagatggcactcccatcggctttctcatgtgaaggtggagcgttgagtgaaggggcgttccgGAATACGTGGGTAAGAGTGTTATTTTATTGAGTACTCTAGCACACCGTCGAAGTTTCGGCGTACGTGCGGATCCGATACCAGTAGGCATTAAATACAAAAATTGAAGGGCGCGCTTCTTTAAATACAAACACATGGGGCGCAATCATTTTATGCTTGTTGTTTGTATGGATGCAGCTTTGCGCACTCATAAGCTCTTCCGGTGGCAAGTGTCAAGTAGGCAACAGTAGAAGATCTACTGCTTCGTGAAATTGAGCGATTCTGGGAATCACATAAGATCAGGAGGATAAAGATTCACTTAGGATTCCGTAGGGCGGCGCCATTTTTTAGCGAAGACAAATATTTATTCTGCACAAAAAACACAATATAAAGATTTTCTAAGTTACCAGTTCATGCACTGCTAAGCATAAACTGCGCATAAACATAAACTGCAGTTACCTCCTCATAACATTGCAAGAAGAAATATTATGCCTGTAAGCACTGCTATGAAGTGTACTAGAAAAGCTTTTTACCCATGTAAATTTAGTTACTTTACATTTATCTATTTGGTGTCCTGCGATCTTCTTCAAATTCTGAACAATGGCACCGGACATGGTCGAGAGTTTCTACCCaatggcagttatcacagttgggAAAGCCAAGGAGGCTGGATGACCAACCCTTCACTCTAGAGAAGATCTTGGGAGTGTGGCCTGCACGtacttcagcccagaaagccacacgaggcCTCCCACAATTCTTGAGAGCAACGTCACTGTGCGACCACTtgtgaaacctgaactgtgtgtgcagtgtatgtgttatgtgcaatgtgtacctcctcctcctttctctctttttcttcctaACACCCTCTCCCCCGTGTAAGGTAACAAACTGgtcttagtctagttaacctccttaCCTTTTTGATATTTCCCCcccttcttcttctttatttggTGCAGTAGATAAAACACGCATATATTAGGTAGGAGAAACAAGTTGAAAAAATAACTTTATTGAATCACGCCTGGATACAAGTGGTAGCAGAAATATCGGTAAAATGCATTGAAATGTAGTATTTACTGGGAGCACCGGTGGTTGGCAGGCATGCAAAAGCAACAGAGGCGCATTTTCACTAAATTGGCACTTGCGATATCACTTCGACACGCAAGCCTTTACTCCCATAAATTCACATCTTCATCACTTGGCCAAAACGCACAAAGAGGAAGAGAAGGATAAAGAAAAAATTTCTGCAGAGGCTCCGTACGCAGAAACAGCGAAATAGGCACATAGAGAGCCACCCTTTGACAATGTACAAAGTGTACAGCATATATATGATGTGATCACAATTGACACATGCCTTTACGGCAGCCATAATGAGTAGTTCCTAACTCCTATTGAAGGAGTCTATGGTTACATATGGGGCAAAGATCTTGCTGACATATGATCACTATTACGGACTTCTTCCGAATGTGTATGTGAGTGGCGGgttgccaccgagcgtaaaagATCGGGAACCACCAGGCTTGAAGGCAGACGATGTGACTGCCGGGGCTGGAAATGCACGCAGAGGAGCAGGCCGTGTCAGCCTAAAGGTTGGCGACCGCGCGACAGGGATGGGAGCGACGAATCGTGCAGGCGGCGGGAAAGGCTGTGCCACAACCCTCGGACGTGGCGCTGGGGCTGCAACAAAGGCAGCTGGCCTGCTGGTTAGGGGCGTCGCAGGTGGAGCGACATCGGCGGCCTGCACGGAAAGGTCATTTTGTGGCAGCCGGAAATATTACCGGTACCATACTGGTGGTGTGTATTAAGGCGAAAGTGTTTGGTGGAGTGGTTACATGGCATTGTTGCTTGGTCAAAAGTTAGCCGTTCATGGAGAAAGTGAAACTTCGAGTGTGGTGAAGAAAACATCCTTAGTGCAAGACAAGGGGGGCACAATGCAACCTAATGGGTTCCTCAAGGTAATTACTAGCCTGTTTTTCACTCCGTAGCTCGTTATGTCTTGCAAGCAGCCTGTTCTCCGAAAGTTTGGCTTATATTCACGAACGAGTGTGCAGCAGGGTTTCACCCTCAAGTGTAATGCACAACCAAACTTTTATAGCAGGTAGAACTGCACAGAGTGTCAAAATTAGGAACGTAGTTGGGTTCTGCGCCGTTCTGGAGCAATGTTTTGCGAAGGGGTTTCCTTAAGCTGTGCACAACCAGAACGATCACTCATAGACGAAGCAAGTGGCACTTATGAAAACCGGTAGACACTTACCATCGCAAATCAAGTATGCCTAACATTTCCCATTGGGCCTAAAATATCAAGATATCATATATAAAATATATGTTTTCAAAGTTCCCGCCAAGCATTTTTTCTTGGATATATTTCCTTTTGTATTTATAAAAGTACTGGTCTAAATTTTCGCCTCTATGTGTGGCTTTATCACGCGCAGTTGCGGCAGTGGTAGTAAGAACcacagagaaaaaaaggaaggacttctagttgtttttttttgtttgacgaaTCCTCAACGAAAACTAAGAGATAAAGAAGCCATGGTAGGTACAGTAAACGTTATTTGTATGGTTTGTCTGTTTTGCAGTAGTTATGGTGtatatgtgaagaaagtaaagagAATGTAAGAACTTTTCACCGGCAGTGACCAAAGTTTGCAATGCTTAGTTCGCGCGCGTCATGCTCAATCAATTGAACTACGGTAGAAGTAGTTCTCGTCAGCGTTAGGTTGATTTgtttgatatgtgtggtttaacgttcctaaaccaccatatgaatatgagagacaccgtagtagagggcttcagaaattttgaccacctggcattctttaacgtgcacccgaatctgagcacactggtctacagcattttcgattACAACGAAAATGCAGtcgttgcagccgggattcaatcccgcgacctgcgggttagcagccgagttccttagccactagaccaccacggcggggtgccaGCGTTTGGTGACTAtaaatttcatcatcatcatcatcatcatcatcatcgtcctcaGCCTGACTATcttcactgcagggcaaaggtctctctcatgttccaccagtcaactcggtcctgtgcttgctgctgcaaatttatacccgcaaacgtcctaatctcatcggcccacctaaccttgggtcttcccctaacccgattgccttctctgggaatccagttagttacctttaatgaccagtggttatcctgtctgcgtGCTACaagcctggcccatgtccattacctcttgatttcaactatgatatcctgaaccatggtttgttccctaattcactcagCTCatgtcttgtctcttaaggttacacctactatttttctttccattgttcgctgcgtcgtcctcaatataggctgaaccctttttgtaagtctccaggtttctgctccatagcaaaTTACCGGCAAGATGTagctgttatacacctttcttttgagggatagtggcaatctacctgtcatgatcggagagtgcttgccaaatgttcgccaccccgttcttattcttctagttacttcaatctcgtggttcggctccacggttattacctgccctgagtaaacatagtattttacaacttaaagtgcactattacctatctcgaaggtAATATCACTTAAGTTAGACTATCAATTTAATTCAAGGCAAATAATGTAACTAAGCGTAATCCTACCTTGTCGCTTCCGCGTTTACCACTAAGCACACGGCGAGAATGTCTTCTTCCTCAGTATGCAGTGGCTGATGCAAACAGACATTAAGGCTACCACCCAACTTTCTCGCTGCTTGTCATGAATCCTAATATCTTTCAGCGTCTTCCAGTGGCTTTTGTGCGCGACTACGTATAAGTTGGTGAGCCCACCTGGGAATTGATGACGACACCAGCCGGCGCCGATGTCTTGGTGCCGGGTTCGTTGGTGTCGATGGTAACCCGGAAACCGTCTTGGTCGGCAATGTAGTTCACGTTGCGGTAGATGCCAGTCGCCTCTGAATAAGAGTACGTGCCCGTCTTGACGTTATTCGCGTCTCCGCTCTCCGTCTGGCTCAGGCGCGTCCCGAAATCGTTTGTGATGTCGTATGAGAATGTGTACGGCTGCGGAGGCTGTGAATACAAGTTGCGGGGAAGAAAATTATTCATTATTACACAACACTTTCTCAAGCTCATTTGTTTAGCAACATATATTGTTCACGTACAGAGTCGCGGTATCCGAAGTATCACGCATTCACCACTAAATGGTATTTCGAAACGTGAAGGCATTTTGTAACAGCAACTTTCCAGATGAACTGAACCTCTGCAGTAGAATTCGCTCCCAATGTAACACTTGTGTTTATAGACCATCTTCTGTTGCTTATAGAGAATAGAGACTGAGCAAAGACAGGCTCACTGCTACCCGCTGCATAcgtgagctctttttttttctttgttagaacaGATTTGCCggatacacaaaaaaaaacatcaattatGCTCTCCCCACTGATATAATTCTGAAAGTTCGAAGAACTTGCACACTTTGTATATTTTTATACTAAAAATTCTCCAAAATATCTAGATGCAGCTGTCtcatattttttcttgttttgctgCTCTAAACATATTTTAGGCTATCGAATATGCATTTGTAGAGATAATGTCTTCAGATGATGTCTACGTCTTCTTAACAATTGGTCCTCCCAGCGAATACTTAGCGAACATTGATCACAATATTCATAGGCGTGCAATATTCTAAAATAATCACTGCCAGTGATTTTTGTTTGACGTATTCTACGTATGGCATTTCAAATGAAGGCAGAAAAACTCGGAAATAGGTGTAGCATGTTTTTACCACCAAAATAGGCACCGACATATTTTCTCAAGAGAGCGCGCAATTTCACACAAGTAAAGAATGAAGCGAGCATTATTATAACAATATCCACTCATTTGGAGCCGAAAGGGCTCTAATTGCTTCACTTTAGTGAAGCTTCTGTAGATTTCTTAAGTAGCTAGATTGTCTGAAACTCACCCCGTCGTAATATTCAAGTCGCTGACCCACCGCCAGGCCAACAAGAAGTAAGAGAAATACCTGAAAGAAGATTGGTCAGTATAGTATGATAAAATATAGTATTTCTATTTACCTCTATTTAAAACCTATATAGGTCCACTTCCGTACTAGTTTTTAGCAATTAGAAGCTATATTTTGATTGATTTAGAAAGAGTTACGTTTCATATTCCTGACACTCTCAAAAAACGACGTGTACGCGCTAATTGTGGCCCCGGAGACTACCGTATTTCGCCAGATTCATTATTTTGAAGGATATGAAGAGTTTAATAGGTGAAACAGATGAGTTGTGTGTGATGCTTGTCATAGAAAAAAGAGCGACATTAATTTTGATGCAATCTGCAAGTGCACATAGGAGGAGCAGCCAGAGCACATAAGTTTAGCAGGGAATGCATTGGTGTACTACGGAGCACCGTTTTGAATGCGTGGTGATATGAATTGGCTGCTCTTGGGTGCTACAAATATACTTTCCACGACGAACCGTATAACGGCGCA
Above is a window of Rhipicephalus microplus isolate Deutch F79 chromosome 1, USDA_Rmic, whole genome shotgun sequence DNA encoding:
- the LOC119185889 gene encoding uncharacterized protein LOC119185889, which gives rise to MLGNVFLLLLVGLAVGQRLEYYDGPPQPYTFSYDITNDFGTRLSQTESGDANNVKTGTYSYSEATGIYRNVNYIADQDGFRVTIDTNEPGTKTSAPAGVVINSQAADVAPPATPLTSRPAAFVAAPAPRPRVVAQPFPPPARFVAPIPVARSPTFRLTRPAPLRAFPAPAVTSSAFKPGGSRSFTLGGNPPLTYTFGRSP